One segment of Glandiceps talaboti chromosome 21, keGlaTala1.1, whole genome shotgun sequence DNA contains the following:
- the LOC144451094 gene encoding dolichyl-diphosphooligosaccharide--protein glycosyltransferase 48 kDa subunit-like: MAAAVGAIVMLALLVICSSVHGAGRTLVLLDNMAMKETHSIFFKSLTDRGYDLNFKTADDPSLKLINYGEFLYDNVVIFSPSVYEFGGNVDVAAITNFIDGGGNVLVAASSDIGEPLRDLGGECGIEFDEEKTTVIDHLNYDMADDGQHTLIVADPADIIEAKTIVGDKVTSPVLFRGVGMTADPDNPLVLDVIHASSTAYSFFPDEAISEYPHAVGKNTLLVAALQARNNARVVFSGSVDLFSDEFFQASVQKAAPGSKKFPLSGNQNLAISLSKWVFREQGVLRVGQVKHHKQGETTPPAAYTVEDEVEFSIVIEKLSGDKWVPFDGNDVQLEFVRIDPFVRTTLKKKGGKFYSHFKLPDVYGVFQFKVDYNRVGYTHLYSATQVSVRPFQHTQFERFIPCAYPYYVSAFSMIAGVFFFSLVYLHHKEERKEKAE; the protein is encoded by the exons ATGGCGGCTGCAGTGGGAGCGATTGTTATGCTGGCCTTATTGGTCATTTGCAGTTCAGTTCATGGCGCAGGACGGACGTTAGTTTTACTAGACAATATGGCAATGAAAGAGACACATTCCATCTTTTTCAAATCTTTGACAG ATCGTGGTTATGATCTCAACTTCAAGACAGCGGATGATCCAAGTTTAAAATTAATCAATTATGGTGAATTTTTATATGATAATGTCGTCATATTTTCACCTTCAGTATATG AATTTGGAGGCAATGTAGATGTAGCCGCCATTACAAACTTTATTGATGGCGGTGGTAATGTCCTTGTTGCAGCTAGTTCAGATATTG GTGAACCACTGAGAGATCTTGGTGGAGAGTGTGGTATCGAGTTTgatgaagaaaaaacaacagTTATAGATCATCTAAATTATGACATGGCTGACGATGGACAG CACACATTGATAGTTGCAGACCCAGCTGACATCATAGAAGCCAAAACAATTGTTGGTGATAAGGTTACATCACCTGTACTATTCAGAGGTGTTGG AATGACAGCTGATCCTGATAATCCATTGGTTCTTGATGTCATACATGCATCATCTACAGCTTACTCTTTCTTTCCAGATGAGGCCATTTCTGAG TATCCTCATGCTGTTGGTAAGAATACATTGTTGGTGGCTGCTCTACAGGCCAGGAACAACGCCAGGGTTGTATTCTCTGGCTCTGTTGATCTTTTCAGCGATGAATTCTTTCAAGCTTCTGTACAGAAAGCTGCACCTGGTTCTAAAAA GTTTCCACTGTCTGGAAATCAGAACCTTGCTATATCTCTATCAAAGTGGGTGTTTAGAGAGCAAGGTGTACTAAGAGTTGGTCAAGTGAAACATCACAAACAAGGTGAAACTACACCACCAGCTGCCTACACAGTTGAAGATGAAGTG GAATTCAGCATTGTGATTGAGAAATTATCTGGTGATAAGTGGGTACCATTTGATGGTAATGATGTGCAGTTAGAGTTTGTCAGGATTGATCCATTCGTTAGAACTACTCTGAAAAAGAAAG gTGGCAAATTCTACAGTCATTTCAAACTACCAGATGTGTATGGTGTGTTCCAGTTTAAAGTGGATTATAACCGTGTTGGGTATACTCACTTGTACAGTGCcacacag GTATCTGTTCGTCCATTTCAACACACACAGTTTGAACGTTTCATTCCCTGCGCATACCCATACTACGTCAGTGCCTTCTCAATGATTGCTGGAGTGTTCTTTTTTAGCTTGGTTTATCTGCATCACAAAGAAGAACGTAAAGAAAAGGCAGAGTAG
- the LOC144451450 gene encoding uncharacterized protein LOC144451450 — MIAAQIFNVFDRLADSKSLKMFCDVPCMTYVAFYIVSVNIVQSNTPSASSTTHWKLSEQDGVVLVTPSHEDPLKVANEDPVLSILAQKYHFGRERDGMGIDSCEATARSCESVDILQCGEPAEKTEYDHLEGIRRRQSHPNFPEPEVAMIFKKTEGDQIDMDSLESTLKQNIQSHPNSLSVLNEVGNFWRVKGSTLLAIECFRKALSIQPNNPDILINLARVLFNLQYLEDAVYLTRRSLDMKSPEQNTWLQHFTLGEILKSLGHYQEAAEHLRHAQELNPTFHPIRLHLDDMQSTPNSSATIYTVIIIGCLIIGVLVGLHLATEGQKDDSHPHRRHKCAVPWDRARFPVPPRLMKLKKYNI, encoded by the exons ATGATTGCGGCACAGATTTTCAACGTTTTTGACAGACTGGCGGACTCTAAATCACTGAAGATGTTCTGCGATGTACCATGTATGACATACGTGGCATTTTATATTGTTTCAGTGAACATTGTACAGAGTAATACCCCATCAGCTTCATCAACCACTCACTGGAAATTAAGTGAACAAGATGGAGTTGTTTTGGTTACCCCGTCGCATGAAGACCCACTTAAAGTAGCAAATGAAGACCCCGTTTTAAGCATTCTTGCACAAAAGTACCATTTTGGAAGAGAAAGGGACGGAATGGGTATTGATTCATGTGAAGCCACAGCGAGAAGTTGCGAAAG TGTTGATATCCTTCAGTGTGGTGAGCCAGCAGAGAAAACAGAATATGATCACTTGGAAGGGATTCGAAGGCGTCAATCCCATCCTAACTTTCCAGAGCCAGAAGTTGccatgatttttaaaaaaacagaaGGTGATCAGATTGATATGGATTCATTAGAAAGtactttaaaacaaaatatccaATCA CATCCGAATTCTCTCTCAGTTTTGAATGAAGTTGGCAATTTTTGGCGTGTCAAAGGCAGTACTCTGTTAGCAATTGAATGCTTCAGGAAGGCATTAAGTATACAGCCGAACAATCCGGACATTCTTATTAATTTAGCACGCGTGCTATTTAACCTCCAGTATCTTGAAGATGCTGTCTACCTCACAAGAAGATCGCTAGACATGAAGTCCCCAGAACAAAATACTTGGTTACAACATTTTACTCTTGGGGAAATTCTGAAATCACTTGGTCATTATCAAGAAGCAGCTGAGCATCTGCGTCATGCGCAGGAACTTAATCCGACCTTTCACCCCATACGACTTCACCTTGACGATATGCAGTCAACACCGAATTCCAGTGCTACTATCTACACAGTCATTATTATAGGCTGCCTTATTATTGGGGTACTAGTTGGCTTGCATTTAGCCACAGAGGGTCAAAAAGACGATAGTCATCCTCATCGCCGACATAAATGTGCTGTTCCGTGGGACAGAGCTCGTTTTCCAGTACCACCAAGGCTTATGAAGCTGAAGAAATATAACATTTAG
- the LOC144451789 gene encoding solute carrier family 25 member 35-like: MAEFFLGGIAACGAGFFTNPLEVVKTRMQLQGELRARGTYVKPYKNVFHAFFTIGKVDGIFALQKGLVPALYYQFLMNGARLGSFQACKDMGLVTDKNGDVIYWRSVAAGAFAGTVGAFVGSPMYLIKTRLQSQATMQIAVGHQHTHGGMLDGFRGIFKQYGILGLWRGVNGAIPRVMVGSAAQLSTFTNAKVYVEKTKIFKQGSWLIPLTASFLSGIAVTAVMTPFDVVSTRLYNQGVDPTGKGTFYKGFLDCFWKILRNEGLWGFYKGWTASYFRLGPHTLLSLVFWDEIRAVYMNVHKSRE; encoded by the exons ATGGCAGAGTTCTTTCTTGGCGGAATAGCCGCCTGTGGTGCTGGATTTTTCACCAATCCATTAGAAGTGGTGAAAACCCGCATGCAGTTGCAGGGAGAGTTGAGGGCAAGAGGAACCTACGTGAAgccatacaaaaatgtatttcatgcaTTTTTCACGATCGGCAAAGTCGATGGAATTTTCGCTCTTCAGAAAGGTCTTGTACCGGCATTGTATTACCAGTTTCTAATGAACGGAGCGAGACTTGGTTCGTTCCAAGCGTGTAAAGACATGGGACTAGTGACCGACAAAAACGGAGACGTTATATATTGGAGAAGTGTCGCTGCGGGCGCATTCGCAGGGACGGTTGGAGCTTTCGTTGGGAGTCCAATGTATCTG ATAAAGACACGCCTACAATCGCAAGCAACCATGCAAATTGCTGTTGGACATCAACATACTCATGGGGGGATGTTGGATGGCTTTAGAGGGATCTTCAAACAGTATGGGATTTTGGGACTTTGGAGGGGTGTAAATGGTGCTATTCCCCGTGTTATGGTGGGATCTGCTGCTCAGTTATCAACTTTTACCAATGCTAAAGTATATGTAGAAAAGACAAAG atctTCAAACAAGGCAGTTGGCTGATACCTTTGACCGCAAGCTTCTTAAGTGGAATAGCAGTTACTGCAGTAATGACACCATTTGATGTTGTCAGTACGCGACTCTACAACCAAGGTGTTGATCCCACTGGTAAAGGTACTTTCTACAAAGGTTTCCTAGATTGCTTCTGGAAGATACTACGGAATGAAGGTCTATGGGGATTTTATAAAGGGTGGACTGCATCATACTTCAGACTTGGCCCTCACACTCTTCTGAGTTTGGTGTTTTGGGATGAGATAAGAGCTGTGTATATGAACGTACATAAGAGTCGAGAATGA